One genomic segment of Kribbella jejuensis includes these proteins:
- a CDS encoding ABC transporter permease, with protein MSETQQVFGAEAQDLEGRTLSNRELLWALLRKPQFDICLVLVVVFFAMAAVPRLFTSIDPRFCELTKSQHGREPGHPFGFDIQGCDYFANVIYGARPSVLVSLVAGFGGFAVAGLLGLLAGYFPGAVDTIISRVADVLFALPGLIALIVILNSVPNRSIWIIVAIILVTAWPQGMRIMRSTVFSVRNREYVLAARSIGVPPLRILRKHVFPNAMAPLLAMTTLGIGGLIGLEAVLTFLGVGLQPPSISWGSQFGVATSYRETPHLFVWPAIFISTMTISFMIIGDSIRDALDPKLMR; from the coding sequence CCCTGTCGAACCGCGAGCTGCTCTGGGCGTTGCTGCGCAAACCGCAGTTCGACATCTGCCTCGTGCTGGTCGTGGTGTTCTTCGCGATGGCCGCGGTGCCGCGGCTGTTCACGTCGATCGATCCACGGTTCTGCGAGCTCACCAAGAGCCAGCACGGCCGTGAACCGGGGCACCCGTTCGGGTTCGACATCCAGGGCTGCGACTACTTCGCGAACGTGATCTACGGCGCGCGCCCGTCGGTGCTGGTCAGCCTGGTCGCCGGGTTCGGCGGGTTCGCGGTGGCGGGTCTGCTCGGCCTGCTGGCCGGCTACTTCCCGGGCGCGGTGGACACGATCATCTCCCGGGTGGCCGACGTCCTGTTCGCGCTGCCGGGGCTGATCGCACTGATCGTGATCCTGAACTCGGTGCCGAACCGCAGTATCTGGATCATCGTCGCGATCATCCTGGTCACCGCGTGGCCGCAGGGGATGCGGATCATGCGGTCGACGGTCTTCTCGGTCCGCAACCGCGAATACGTGCTGGCCGCGCGTTCGATCGGGGTGCCGCCGCTGCGGATCCTGCGCAAGCACGTGTTCCCGAACGCGATGGCCCCACTGCTCGCGATGACCACGCTCGGCATCGGCGGTCTGATCGGGCTGGAGGCGGTACTGACGTTCCTCGGGGTCGGGCTGCAGCCGCCGTCGATCTCCTGGGGATCGCAGTTCGGCGTCGCGACCTCGTACCGGGAGACGCCGCACCTGTTCGTCTGGCCCGCGATCTTCATCTCGACGATGACGATCTCGTTCATGATCATCGGCGACTCGATCCGGGACGCCCTCGACCCGAAGTTGATGCGATGA
- a CDS encoding ATP-binding protein has protein sequence MPSDGARRGSDDAQEGGFGGLLRRHRREAGLSQEGLAELAGLSVDAIAALERGRRRAPRAHTLRLLADALRLAEPDRQRLTAAARRETDSARLPLRRPPAPTSEVVGRGTELTATTRLLAQRITRLLTLTGPGGVGKTRLMQAVMSEVADSFPDGVCWVPLAPLTNPDSVLPTLAASLGVQAQQVDEIAEQIGRSGMLLAFDNCSHMVAAVGSICATLLERCPNLSILVSSRELLRLPGESVYVVPSLSLPYDEDHLEASEAVRLFVERAIARGYDPTGQLDQVARVVRRLEGMPLAIELAAARTNVMTIEELAGELEVSFGILAGGARTASPRQASMYGAIEWSHALLTPAERELFAQLSVFAGGWTLGAATSVLSGVTSRVEALDLIGRLADKSLIKVVRRGGVARYYMLAVIREFAADRLRSMGETDAAAERHARYYLSLAEEAEGHLRGPEQGEWLDRLQVELANLRVAMAWSLRTNSVEAALRLAGGLWLFCSLRGHYAEGSQWLERALQLGKSAPPELAAARAKANLGAGTLAFLQCEYDTATDRLQTALTQYKELGDKAGTALVLQRLGGVARERGDYDAAEDLHCESYDLFESLGDRTGMAWAHNHLGFVAWLRGDLEIAARRCRRARDSFRVVGDGEGLAWSLINLGAIAQYDGDLVEAEDLLQESLALSQRLGYREGVAWSLNQLGIVERRRGLTERAVHLLDESLAEHRDLGDRWRSASVLEELAAVAQQRGRSEYAAFLLGAADEVREVIQAPVPRIEQADREATLAAVEAAIERRTFRAAWSAGRAAPLAAVADGYPPGTGSEDRTRDPL, from the coding sequence GTGCCGTCAGATGGAGCTCGCCGAGGATCGGACGATGCGCAGGAGGGCGGATTCGGCGGGCTACTGCGTCGGCACCGGCGAGAGGCCGGGCTGTCGCAGGAGGGACTCGCCGAGCTCGCCGGTCTGAGCGTCGACGCGATCGCGGCGTTGGAGCGAGGTCGCCGGCGTGCGCCGCGAGCGCACACGCTGCGGCTGCTCGCCGACGCGTTGCGGTTGGCCGAACCGGACCGTCAACGGCTCACCGCCGCAGCCCGTAGAGAGACCGACTCCGCCCGGCTGCCGCTGCGCCGGCCGCCGGCACCGACCAGCGAAGTCGTCGGCCGCGGCACCGAGCTGACCGCGACGACTCGCCTGCTGGCACAGCGAATCACTCGTTTGCTTACGCTCACCGGTCCGGGCGGGGTCGGCAAGACCCGGCTCATGCAAGCCGTGATGAGCGAAGTCGCGGACAGCTTCCCGGACGGCGTCTGCTGGGTCCCACTCGCTCCGCTGACCAATCCCGACAGCGTCCTGCCGACACTGGCCGCGTCGCTCGGTGTGCAGGCACAGCAGGTCGACGAGATCGCGGAGCAGATCGGCCGCAGCGGCATGCTGCTGGCGTTCGACAACTGCTCGCACATGGTCGCGGCCGTCGGCTCGATCTGCGCGACCCTGCTGGAGCGCTGCCCGAACCTGTCGATCCTTGTGTCCAGCCGCGAACTGCTGCGGCTACCCGGCGAGAGCGTGTACGTGGTGCCTTCGCTGAGCCTGCCGTACGACGAGGACCACCTGGAGGCATCCGAGGCGGTGCGGCTGTTCGTCGAGCGGGCGATCGCCCGCGGCTACGACCCGACCGGGCAGCTCGACCAGGTCGCGCGCGTCGTCCGCCGGCTCGAAGGGATGCCGCTGGCGATCGAGCTGGCCGCGGCGCGGACGAACGTGATGACGATCGAGGAACTGGCCGGCGAACTCGAGGTCTCGTTCGGCATCCTGGCCGGCGGTGCGCGGACCGCGTCACCGCGGCAGGCGTCGATGTACGGCGCGATCGAATGGAGTCACGCGCTGCTCACTCCGGCCGAGCGGGAGCTGTTCGCGCAGCTGTCGGTGTTCGCCGGCGGTTGGACGCTCGGTGCGGCGACGAGCGTACTGTCCGGCGTCACGTCGCGGGTCGAGGCCCTCGACCTGATCGGCCGGCTCGCGGACAAGTCGCTGATCAAGGTTGTCCGGCGCGGTGGCGTCGCGCGGTACTACATGCTCGCGGTGATCCGTGAGTTCGCCGCCGACCGCCTGCGGTCCATGGGTGAGACGGACGCCGCGGCCGAGCGGCACGCGCGGTACTACCTGAGCCTCGCCGAGGAAGCCGAAGGCCACTTGCGTGGTCCTGAGCAAGGGGAGTGGCTGGACCGGTTGCAGGTCGAGCTGGCCAACCTGCGGGTCGCGATGGCGTGGTCGCTGCGGACCAACTCGGTCGAGGCGGCGCTGCGGCTGGCCGGCGGGCTGTGGCTGTTCTGCTCGTTACGCGGTCACTACGCCGAGGGGAGTCAGTGGCTCGAGCGCGCGTTGCAGCTGGGCAAGTCGGCACCGCCCGAGCTCGCGGCCGCCCGCGCGAAGGCGAACCTCGGTGCCGGCACACTCGCGTTCCTGCAGTGCGAGTACGACACCGCGACCGATCGGCTGCAGACCGCGCTGACGCAGTACAAGGAGCTCGGCGACAAGGCCGGTACGGCGCTCGTCCTGCAGCGACTCGGGGGAGTGGCGCGCGAACGCGGGGATTACGACGCGGCCGAGGACCTGCACTGCGAGAGCTACGACCTGTTCGAGAGCCTCGGCGACCGCACGGGCATGGCCTGGGCCCACAACCACCTCGGCTTCGTCGCGTGGTTGCGGGGCGATCTCGAGATCGCCGCCCGCCGCTGCCGGCGCGCCCGGGACAGCTTCCGGGTCGTCGGCGACGGCGAAGGACTCGCCTGGTCGCTGATCAACCTCGGCGCGATCGCGCAGTACGACGGTGACCTGGTCGAGGCCGAGGACCTGCTGCAGGAGAGCCTCGCGCTGTCCCAACGGCTCGGTTACCGCGAAGGTGTCGCCTGGTCGCTGAACCAGCTCGGCATCGTCGAACGCCGCCGCGGGCTGACCGAGCGCGCCGTCCACCTGCTCGACGAGAGCCTCGCCGAACATCGGGACCTGGGCGATCGGTGGCGGTCGGCCAGTGTGCTCGAGGAGCTCGCCGCGGTCGCCCAGCAACGCGGCCGCAGCGAGTACGCCGCGTTCCTGCTCGGAGCCGCCGACGAAGTCCGGGAAGTGATCCAGGCGCCGGTGCCGCGGATCGAACAGGCCGACCGCGAGGCCACGCTGGCCGCGGTCGAAGCGGCCATCGAACGAAGAACGTTCCGGGCCGCGTGGTCGGCCGGACGGGCCGCGCCGCTGGCGGCCGTCGCGGACGGTTACCCGCCCGGAACCGGGTCCGAGGATCGCACCCGCGACCCGCTCTGA
- the dapB gene encoding 4-hydroxy-tetrahydrodipicolinate reductase, with protein MIKVGVLGAKGRMGAQTCLAVEEAADCDLVAQLDQGDSLDALTEAGAEVVVDFTRPEVVMDNLAWCIEHGIHAVVGTTGFDAERLAVLQTQLAASPTTGVLIAPNFSIGAVLMMQFSAKAAKYYESVEIIELHHPDKVDAPSGTARRTAELIAAARRDAESGPIPDATTTALDGARGADVEGIRVHGVRLRGLIAHQEVLFGDEGETLTIRHDSMSRVSFMAGVLLGVRTIATAPGLTVGLEQFMDLT; from the coding sequence ATGATCAAGGTCGGTGTGCTGGGGGCCAAGGGCAGGATGGGCGCTCAGACGTGCCTCGCGGTCGAGGAGGCCGCCGACTGCGACCTGGTCGCGCAGCTCGACCAGGGCGATTCGCTGGACGCGCTGACCGAGGCCGGTGCCGAGGTCGTGGTCGACTTCACCCGCCCCGAGGTCGTGATGGACAACCTCGCCTGGTGCATCGAGCACGGCATCCACGCCGTCGTCGGCACCACCGGTTTCGACGCCGAACGGCTCGCAGTCCTGCAGACGCAGCTGGCCGCGTCGCCGACGACCGGCGTCCTGATCGCCCCGAACTTCTCCATCGGCGCCGTGCTGATGATGCAGTTCTCCGCCAAGGCCGCGAAGTACTACGAGTCCGTCGAGATCATCGAGCTGCACCACCCCGACAAGGTGGACGCCCCGTCCGGTACGGCCCGCCGTACGGCGGAACTGATCGCGGCCGCGCGCCGCGACGCCGAGTCCGGGCCGATCCCGGACGCCACCACCACCGCGCTGGACGGCGCGCGCGGCGCGGACGTCGAAGGGATCCGGGTGCACGGCGTCCGGCTCCGCGGGCTGATCGCACACCAGGAGGTGCTGTTCGGCGACGAGGGCGAGACGCTGACCATCCGGCACGACTCGATGTCCCGGGTCTCGTTCATGGCCGGCGTGCTGCTCGGTGTCCGGACCATCGCGACCGCGCCCGGGCTGACGGTCGGTCTCGAGCAGTTCATGGACCTCACCTGA
- a CDS encoding ABC transporter ATP-binding protein yields the protein MSGDVLLKVDNLSVEFDTPHGAVRAVDGVSWQVRAGETLAILGESGSGKSVSTQALTGILEMPPGRIVSGTAEYRGVDLISMTTKERRKIVGDRITMVFQDSLSALNPVQSVGTQIAECFRVHRGMSKRDAMTRAAEMLDRVRIPAAAKRVRDYPHEFSGGMRQRVMLAMALALDPDVLIADEPTTALDVTVQAQILELIAELQAEREMGVVLITHDLGVVSDVADNVVVMYAGHVVERAATAQALEHPVHPYTEGLLGSMPSADLKGRELPTIPGTPPSLRAIPSGCAFRTRCPIAIDDCAREVPPLLTVAPGRDAACIRRTSLAAKEAV from the coding sequence ATGAGTGGCGACGTGCTGTTGAAGGTGGACAACCTCAGCGTGGAGTTCGATACGCCGCACGGCGCGGTGCGAGCTGTCGACGGGGTGTCCTGGCAGGTGCGGGCCGGTGAGACGCTCGCGATCCTGGGCGAGTCCGGCTCCGGCAAGAGCGTCTCCACCCAGGCGCTGACCGGGATCCTGGAGATGCCGCCGGGCCGGATCGTCTCCGGTACAGCGGAGTACCGCGGCGTGGACCTGATCTCGATGACCACCAAGGAGCGCCGCAAGATCGTCGGCGACCGGATCACGATGGTGTTCCAGGACTCGCTGTCCGCGCTCAACCCGGTGCAGTCGGTCGGTACCCAGATCGCGGAGTGCTTCCGGGTGCACCGCGGGATGTCGAAGCGGGACGCGATGACCAGGGCCGCCGAGATGCTCGACCGGGTGCGGATCCCGGCCGCGGCGAAGCGGGTCCGGGACTACCCGCACGAGTTCTCCGGCGGGATGCGGCAGCGGGTGATGCTGGCGATGGCGCTCGCGCTCGACCCCGACGTCTTGATCGCCGACGAGCCGACCACCGCGCTGGACGTGACCGTACAGGCGCAGATCCTGGAGCTGATCGCGGAGCTGCAGGCCGAGCGCGAGATGGGCGTCGTCCTGATCACGCACGACCTCGGCGTGGTCTCCGACGTCGCCGACAACGTCGTGGTGATGTACGCCGGCCACGTCGTCGAGCGGGCCGCGACGGCGCAGGCGCTGGAACACCCCGTCCACCCTTATACCGAAGGCCTGCTCGGCTCGATGCCGTCGGCCGACCTGAAGGGCCGCGAGCTGCCGACGATCCCGGGTACGCCGCCGTCGCTGCGCGCGATCCCGTCCGGTTGCGCGTTCCGGACCCGCTGCCCGATCGCGATCGACGACTGCGCACGCGAAGTACCGCCGCTGCTCACCGTGGCACCGGGGCGCGACGCCGCCTGTATCCGGCGTACGTCGCTTGCCGCCAAGGAGGCTGTATGA
- a CDS encoding ABC transporter ATP-binding protein, with product MNELLVATNVVKHYDISPALSFGTKTVVRAVDGVDLTLRKGESLGIVGESGCGKSTLVRLLAALEKPTGGQIAYDGVDVSKLRGRALRRWRRNVQVVFQDPYSSLNPRMRVGEIVGEPLQVHPDVARGIDIRKRVRELLELVGLRPEDETKFPHQFSGGQRQRIGIARAIALNPDVLLCDEPVSALDLSVQAQVVNLLMRLQRELGLSIIFVAHDLSVVRHVSDRVAVMYLGKVAELGEHQQVYDAPAHPYTQALLSAEPGLARQGRQRIVLAGDPPSPVLPPSGCRFHTRCLRAEAKCSSDVPELREIPSGQIVACHFAEDAQTAYSTA from the coding sequence ATGAACGAGTTGCTGGTGGCAACGAATGTCGTCAAGCACTACGACATCAGCCCGGCGCTGAGCTTCGGGACCAAAACGGTCGTCCGCGCGGTCGACGGCGTCGACCTGACGCTGCGCAAGGGCGAGTCGCTCGGCATCGTCGGCGAGTCCGGGTGCGGCAAGTCGACGCTGGTCCGGCTGCTCGCGGCGCTGGAGAAGCCGACCGGCGGACAGATCGCGTACGACGGCGTCGACGTCAGCAAGCTCCGCGGCCGCGCACTGCGCAGGTGGCGGCGGAACGTCCAGGTCGTCTTCCAGGACCCGTACTCCAGCCTGAACCCGCGGATGCGGGTCGGCGAGATCGTCGGCGAGCCACTCCAGGTGCACCCGGACGTCGCGCGCGGGATCGACATCCGCAAGCGGGTCCGGGAACTGCTCGAGCTGGTCGGGTTGCGGCCGGAGGACGAGACGAAGTTCCCGCACCAGTTCTCCGGCGGTCAGCGGCAGCGGATCGGTATCGCGCGCGCGATCGCGCTGAATCCCGATGTCCTGCTCTGCGACGAGCCGGTGTCGGCGCTCGACCTGTCCGTCCAGGCGCAGGTGGTGAACCTGCTGATGCGGCTGCAGCGGGAGCTCGGTCTGAGCATCATCTTCGTGGCTCACGACCTGTCCGTGGTCCGGCACGTCTCGGATCGGGTCGCGGTGATGTACCTCGGCAAGGTCGCCGAACTCGGCGAGCACCAGCAGGTGTACGACGCACCCGCGCACCCGTACACGCAGGCGCTGCTGTCCGCGGAGCCCGGTCTGGCCCGTCAGGGCCGGCAGCGGATCGTGCTCGCCGGTGACCCGCCGTCGCCGGTGCTGCCGCCGTCCGGCTGCCGTTTCCACACCCGCTGCCTGCGCGCCGAGGCCAAGTGCAGCAGCGACGTACCGGAGCTCCGCGAGATCCCGTCCGGACAGATCGTCGCGTGTCACTTCGCCGAGGACGCGCAGACGGCTTACTCCACGGCCTGA